One window of the Paenibacillus beijingensis genome contains the following:
- a CDS encoding Rieske (2Fe-2S) protein, with the protein MEEITLGAVDAFTAFPAEVQLGNRLYFLLKKEEEYRLVSSICPHAGYTVEVEDGELVCPLHGWSFDTQTGACLNVPSKELAPYDVVVREGRLVALMPA; encoded by the coding sequence ATGGAAGAAATTACGCTCGGAGCCGTTGATGCCTTCACCGCTTTTCCGGCCGAGGTTCAGCTTGGAAACCGTCTGTACTTTTTATTGAAAAAAGAGGAGGAGTACCGGCTTGTATCGAGCATTTGCCCGCATGCCGGATATACGGTTGAAGTGGAGGACGGCGAGCTTGTTTGTCCTCTTCACGGCTGGTCGTTCGACACGCAAACCGGGGCCTGCCTCAACGTGCCGTCCAAAGAATTGGCCCCGTACGACGTCGTCGTCCGGGAAGGCCGGCTGGTCGCGCTCATGCCCGCCTGA
- a CDS encoding PH domain-containing protein, translating to MRYFSLNQTTGGISIANLFGGLFGNYSEVTAEELKQQYGGYLMPDEKIQMGFKLVRDTFILTEERLILIDHQGVTGKKTRVASIHLDSIYEVTMETGGTGFDDSELTIHYITSPYYKANNVQVAAYKFEFGKKFNLQPLYSALISLAHHNRKRING from the coding sequence ATCCGCTATTTTTCGCTTAACCAAACAACGGGAGGGATTTCTATCGCGAACTTATTCGGCGGTCTGTTCGGGAATTATTCGGAAGTGACGGCTGAGGAACTGAAGCAGCAATACGGGGGCTATCTCATGCCTGATGAGAAGATCCAAATGGGCTTTAAACTTGTGCGCGATACGTTTATCTTGACGGAAGAGCGGTTGATATTAATTGACCACCAAGGGGTCACCGGCAAAAAAACGAGAGTTGCTTCCATTCATCTCGATTCGATCTACGAGGTTACGATGGAAACCGGAGGAACGGGATTCGACGACAGCGAACTGACGATTCACTACATCACGTCGCCCTATTACAAAGCAAACAATGTTCAGGTCGCTGCCTACAAGTTCGAGTTCGGCAAAAAATTCAATCTTCAGCCGCTCTATTCCGCCCTGATCTCGCTCGCGCATCATAACCGCAAACGGATAAACGGATAG
- a CDS encoding M24 family metallopeptidase — protein MSAHYEARMRHVLEMTDAAGIDFAMITSPGSIFYLTGFYSDPHERFMALIAKPGESGYTLFVPSLDEEAARKGACVNKLVPVPDTADPWELLGKETGHEASVIGVEKNHLRFADYERLAALFPKADYRDAHPIVMQLRLRKTPEEIARVRVAITLAERVLEEAVAKAAVGVTELELNAEIEYRLRVLGGDKPAFETSVLGGTRSALPHGRSGEYRLQEDDFLLIDMGVYKDGYCSDITRTFLIGEGSGAQAKVYEAVLKANRNAVAAAVAGRPLADVDRAARETIAEYGFAHYFNHRVGHGMGIDIHEQPSVHGGNESLIEPGMLFTIEPGVYVPEIGGVRIEDDIYIGEGGRAQVLTSFPRELRRL, from the coding sequence ATGTCAGCGCACTATGAAGCAAGGATGCGTCATGTTCTCGAAATGACGGATGCTGCCGGAATCGATTTTGCGATGATTACGTCCCCGGGCAGCATTTTTTATTTGACCGGATTTTACAGCGATCCGCACGAGCGGTTTATGGCGTTGATCGCCAAACCGGGCGAATCGGGCTATACGCTGTTTGTGCCGTCGCTTGACGAAGAAGCGGCGCGCAAAGGCGCGTGCGTTAACAAGCTCGTTCCCGTTCCCGATACGGCCGATCCGTGGGAGCTGCTGGGCAAGGAAACGGGGCACGAGGCGTCGGTGATCGGAGTCGAGAAAAATCATCTGCGGTTCGCCGATTACGAACGGCTGGCGGCGCTGTTTCCGAAGGCGGACTATCGCGATGCGCATCCGATCGTCATGCAGCTGCGGCTGCGCAAGACGCCGGAGGAGATTGCCCGCGTCCGGGTTGCGATCACGCTGGCGGAGCGCGTGCTGGAGGAAGCGGTGGCCAAAGCGGCCGTCGGCGTCACGGAGCTGGAGCTGAACGCGGAGATCGAATACCGGCTGCGGGTGCTTGGCGGCGACAAGCCCGCCTTCGAAACGAGCGTGCTCGGCGGAACGCGTTCGGCGCTGCCGCACGGCCGGTCCGGGGAATACCGGCTGCAGGAGGACGATTTTTTGCTGATCGACATGGGCGTCTACAAGGACGGCTATTGCTCGGACATTACGCGTACGTTTCTGATCGGGGAAGGATCGGGGGCGCAGGCGAAGGTGTACGAGGCCGTCCTGAAAGCGAACCGGAACGCCGTTGCCGCCGCGGTAGCCGGCAGACCGCTTGCCGACGTCGACCGCGCCGCGCGCGAGACGATTGCGGAGTACGGCTTCGCCCATTATTTCAATCACCGCGTCGGTCACGGCATGGGCATCGACATCCACGAGCAGCCGTCCGTTCACGGCGGCAATGAATCGCTGATCGAGCCGGGCATGCTGTTCACCATCGAGCCGGGCGTGTACGTGCCGGAGATCGGCGGCGTCCGGATCGAGGACGACATCTACATCGGCGAGGGCGGCCGGGCGCAGGTGCTGACAAGCTTCCCGCGCGAGCTGCGACGGCTGTAA
- a CDS encoding carboxymuconolactone decarboxylase family protein, protein MDQERYERGWKRLMEVDGEGGSRVVESLGDIAPDWGRYVIEFAFGDIYMREALDLKQRELITIASLTTQGGCEPQLHVHLNAALNVGLSPDEIVEAIMQCIPYTGFPRVLNAVMAAKKVFQERGDVPGFAASK, encoded by the coding sequence ATGGATCAAGAACGTTATGAACGCGGCTGGAAAAGACTGATGGAGGTCGACGGGGAAGGCGGATCGCGCGTCGTCGAATCGCTCGGGGATATCGCTCCCGATTGGGGGAGGTACGTCATCGAATTTGCGTTCGGCGATATTTATATGCGGGAAGCGCTTGATTTGAAACAGCGGGAGCTCATCACAATCGCCTCTCTTACGACTCAAGGTGGATGCGAGCCGCAGCTTCACGTTCATCTGAACGCGGCGCTGAATGTAGGCTTGTCCCCGGATGAGATCGTCGAAGCGATCATGCAGTGCATCCCGTATACCGGTTTTCCGCGCGTGCTGAATGCCGTAATGGCGGCGAAAAAGGTGTTCCAGGAGCGCGGCGACGTGCCGGGCTTTGCCGCCTCGAAATAA
- a CDS encoding GNAT family N-acetyltransferase — MIRTERTADYEQVYSLHYEAFGKREDESKLVERIRQSDQFVTELSIVADMDGSIAGHILLSKAAIFGHGSTVEVIVLAPLAVQPALQKKGIGSALMQEGLRRTRELGYGLVALIGHPGYYPRFGFEPARRHGLELTQYDVPDDVFMINELIQGSLDGATGELKYPQAFLHV; from the coding sequence ATGATACGAACAGAACGGACGGCAGACTACGAACAGGTTTACAGCCTTCATTATGAAGCGTTTGGCAAACGGGAAGACGAGTCCAAACTGGTGGAGCGCATCAGGCAGTCGGATCAGTTTGTGACGGAGCTGTCAATCGTGGCCGATATGGACGGCTCCATTGCCGGCCATATCTTACTAAGCAAAGCTGCAATATTCGGTCACGGTTCCACGGTTGAAGTGATCGTTCTTGCACCGCTTGCCGTTCAGCCCGCCCTGCAAAAGAAAGGCATTGGTAGCGCGCTTATGCAGGAAGGACTGCGCCGGACGAGAGAGCTTGGCTATGGATTGGTTGCCTTAATCGGCCATCCCGGCTACTATCCAAGGTTTGGGTTCGAACCTGCACGACGGCACGGCCTGGAACTGACGCAATATGACGTTCCCGACGACGTGTTTATGATTAACGAACTGATTCAAGGAAGTTTAGACGGAGCAACAGGAGAATTGAAATATCCCCAAGCTTTTTTGCACGTGTGA
- a CDS encoding GNAT family N-acetyltransferase: MSYLTGERIVLRDYRMEDLPYIRKWANDAEITGMLSDIFLYPQTTHDTESYLKMMVEGDPDNKGYIIAFKDSLEYIGQIDLHKLDWKNRFASMGIVIGRKDLLGQGYGREAIGLLTGFVFDSLNLNRLELDVYEFNERAYRCYVGCGFKEEGRMRQRLFRSGKYWDVIKMSILAEEYRSSR, from the coding sequence ATGTCCTATTTAACCGGGGAGCGAATCGTGCTGCGGGATTACAGAATGGAGGATTTGCCTTATATCCGGAAGTGGGCGAACGACGCGGAAATTACCGGCATGCTCAGCGATATTTTTCTGTATCCGCAGACGACCCACGATACCGAATCCTATTTGAAAATGATGGTGGAGGGCGATCCGGACAACAAAGGGTATATTATCGCTTTCAAAGATTCCCTCGAATATATCGGCCAGATCGATCTGCACAAGCTGGACTGGAAAAACCGTTTCGCCAGTATGGGAATCGTTATCGGACGCAAAGATTTGCTCGGACAAGGATACGGCCGCGAGGCCATCGGTCTGCTGACCGGGTTCGTATTCGATTCGCTGAACTTGAACCGGCTCGAGCTGGATGTATACGAGTTCAATGAGCGGGCATACCGCTGTTATGTCGGCTGCGGCTTCAAGGAAGAAGGCCGGATGCGCCAGAGGCTCTTCCGGTCGGGGAAATATTGGGATGTCATCAAGATGAGCATACTGGCCGAGGAATACAGAAGCAGCAGGTAA
- a CDS encoding ferritin family protein translates to MYAYYYPAWWIRAGFQPVWASNLPTALLRIKEAVQGERSDELFYDELIRLAPSKEQADIIASIRDDERSHNRMFRQMYKAITGQEVSGGDSEPYEVVESYDSGIQKALMGELSAVEKYRSIWFGLPAGVYRDTVYGIILDELKHASKYNYLFTLNRTQH, encoded by the coding sequence ATGTATGCCTATTATTATCCGGCATGGTGGATTCGGGCTGGCTTTCAGCCCGTTTGGGCCTCGAATTTGCCGACAGCTTTGCTGCGCATCAAAGAGGCCGTACAAGGCGAACGCAGCGATGAGTTGTTTTATGATGAGCTGATTCGGCTGGCGCCGTCAAAAGAGCAGGCTGATATCATCGCTTCGATCCGTGACGATGAGCGAAGCCATAACCGCATGTTTAGGCAAATGTACAAAGCGATTACCGGGCAAGAAGTGTCAGGTGGCGACAGCGAACCTTATGAGGTCGTGGAATCTTACGACAGTGGGATCCAAAAGGCGCTCATGGGCGAACTGTCCGCCGTAGAGAAATACCGCAGCATCTGGTTCGGCCTTCCCGCCGGCGTCTACCGCGATACCGTGTACGGTATCATTCTTGACGAGCTGAAGCATGCGAGCAAATACAATTATTTGTTCACACTGAACCGGACGCAGCATTAG
- a CDS encoding histidine phosphatase family protein — protein sequence MKTKFGSLFCFTAVVLTFFVSLSAEANTFPADETLPVQHLIQKGGYTLYIRHGEATIGQDRPDISFMDCTTQRNLSDDGRRQARAVGDFLRKNNIPIEYPVGASPYCRTMETAAIAVGKENVIPVPVLAKAVRLNDAATPAEERRQIISDITRLLEAMPVAGSSLTQTSSPTNIHRCIRRPRSWHFS from the coding sequence ATGAAAACGAAATTCGGCTCTTTGTTCTGCTTCACGGCGGTCGTCCTTACGTTCTTTGTCTCATTGTCCGCGGAAGCCAATACCTTCCCTGCAGACGAGACTCTCCCAGTTCAGCACCTGATTCAGAAAGGGGGATACACGCTTTATATCCGTCATGGAGAAGCTACCATCGGTCAGGATCGGCCGGACATTTCGTTTATGGACTGCACTACTCAGCGAAATCTCAGCGATGATGGACGAAGACAAGCCCGAGCGGTCGGCGATTTTTTGAGAAAAAATAACATCCCGATCGAATATCCCGTAGGGGCGAGCCCTTACTGCCGGACGATGGAAACGGCTGCAATCGCAGTCGGCAAGGAGAATGTCATTCCCGTGCCGGTACTGGCCAAAGCTGTCCGACTAAACGATGCCGCAACGCCGGCCGAAGAGCGCCGTCAAATCATTTCGGATATTACCAGGCTGTTGGAAGCTATGCCGGTAGCCGGTTCCTCCCTTACTCAAACGTCCTCACCAACAAATATTCATCGGTGTATACGCCGTCCACGATCATGGCATTTTTCTTGA
- a CDS encoding GNAT family N-acetyltransferase, producing MIGYVMAVGGSARRIRHSAYLVAGIRQAYTGQGIGRRLFEALERWRPDTVTRFELTVMVHNKRAIALYRKMGFVIEGIKKNAMIVDGVYTDEYLLVRTFE from the coding sequence ATGATCGGATATGTAATGGCCGTCGGCGGGAGCGCCCGCAGAATCCGTCACAGCGCTTATCTTGTGGCCGGCATCCGCCAGGCTTACACCGGGCAAGGCATCGGCCGTCGTTTGTTCGAGGCTCTGGAACGTTGGCGGCCCGATACGGTTACCCGGTTCGAGCTAACGGTTATGGTTCATAACAAACGGGCAATCGCCCTGTATCGAAAAATGGGTTTTGTTATTGAAGGGATCAAGAAAAATGCCATGATCGTGGACGGCGTATACACCGATGAATATTTGTTGGTGAGGACGTTTGAGTAA
- a CDS encoding nucleoside hydrolase: MKEGGIIPLKRVIIDTDTAGDDTIAILTALHYFQVEGITITGGNVQFDQQVENALYTVQVAGHGGRVPVFKGYEAPVMAVGHKQHRTVEDVHGDDGMGGARFPKAEQRPETKHAVDFIIETVHAHPGEISLLAIAPLTNIAMAIRKDPTIIPEIAHLYIMGGTNNALGNITPAAEYNFYVDPEAAKIVLHSGIPMTMVGWEMCTQYSVMDDGDHEEIAALHTAGSRFFTAVNRVVMQFNKTVHKLKGTTHPDTLLMAVAADESIMTKSGLYYVDVETAGELTRGYSVVDLNGRLDREANVRVCEAVDRDSFKRMLLDVLAAI, encoded by the coding sequence ATGAAAGAAGGGGGAATTATACCATTGAAAAGGGTCATCATTGATACCGATACGGCAGGAGACGATACAATCGCCATCTTGACCGCTTTGCATTATTTTCAAGTCGAAGGAATTACGATTACAGGCGGAAATGTGCAGTTCGACCAGCAGGTGGAAAATGCTTTATATACCGTTCAGGTGGCGGGTCACGGCGGTCGAGTGCCGGTATTCAAAGGCTATGAAGCACCGGTAATGGCGGTTGGGCATAAACAGCACCGCACCGTAGAGGATGTGCACGGCGACGACGGCATGGGCGGGGCCCGATTCCCGAAGGCAGAGCAGCGTCCCGAAACGAAGCATGCCGTCGATTTCATTATTGAAACGGTGCATGCGCATCCGGGTGAAATCAGCCTGCTCGCGATCGCTCCGCTCACGAATATCGCGATGGCGATCCGGAAGGACCCGACGATCATTCCCGAAATCGCACACCTGTACATCATGGGCGGAACCAACAATGCGCTTGGCAACATTACCCCTGCGGCCGAGTATAATTTCTACGTCGATCCGGAGGCGGCCAAAATCGTCCTTCATTCCGGCATTCCGATGACGATGGTCGGCTGGGAAATGTGCACGCAGTATTCGGTCATGGACGATGGCGACCATGAGGAAATCGCTGCTCTGCACACGGCGGGATCGCGTTTTTTTACCGCTGTCAACCGGGTGGTGATGCAGTTCAACAAAACGGTCCATAAATTGAAAGGAACGACGCATCCGGACACGCTGCTGATGGCCGTTGCTGCAGACGAATCGATCATGACGAAATCGGGACTGTATTATGTTGATGTCGAGACTGCCGGCGAGCTTACGCGAGGCTACAGTGTCGTCGATTTGAACGGCCGTCTTGATCGGGAAGCGAACGTGCGCGTATGCGAAGCTGTGGACCGGGACTCCTTCAAACGAATGCTGCTCGATGTGCTGGCGGCGATTTAA
- the pstB gene encoding phosphate ABC transporter ATP-binding protein PstB, with translation MNALIHIRKLNLYYNDYQALKNVSLDIPANEITAFIGPSGCGKSTLLRTLNRMNDQIPGVQIEGVIEIAGTDIYEGGIDVESLRTRVGMVFQQPNPLPKSIYDNIAYGPRIHGIKNKRQLDEIVETSLKAAAVWDEVKDHLKRPAASLSGGQQQRLCIARALSVNPDILLMDEATSALDPLSTLKIEELVQELKDRYTIVMVTHNMHQAARVSKKTAFFLSGEVVEYDDTERLFCNAVDQRTEDYISGRFG, from the coding sequence ATGAACGCACTCATTCATATCCGTAAGCTGAATCTGTATTATAACGATTACCAGGCATTAAAGAACGTATCGCTGGACATTCCGGCGAACGAAATAACCGCTTTCATCGGACCTTCCGGCTGCGGAAAGTCCACGCTGCTGCGGACGCTCAACCGGATGAACGATCAAATACCGGGCGTGCAGATCGAGGGTGTCATCGAAATTGCCGGCACCGATATTTATGAGGGCGGGATCGATGTGGAGTCGCTGCGGACGAGAGTCGGGATGGTGTTTCAGCAGCCGAATCCGCTGCCGAAATCGATCTACGACAATATCGCGTACGGCCCCCGTATTCACGGCATCAAAAACAAGCGGCAGCTGGATGAAATTGTGGAAACGAGCCTGAAAGCGGCCGCGGTATGGGATGAAGTGAAGGATCACCTGAAGCGACCGGCCGCCAGCCTGTCCGGCGGGCAGCAGCAGCGGCTCTGTATTGCCCGGGCGCTGTCGGTCAATCCGGATATTTTGCTGATGGACGAAGCGACGTCCGCGCTGGATCCGCTCTCGACGCTCAAGATCGAGGAGCTCGTTCAGGAGCTGAAGGACAGGTATACGATCGTCATGGTGACGCACAATATGCACCAAGCGGCGCGGGTATCGAAGAAAACGGCATTTTTCCTAAGCGGGGAAGTTGTGGAGTATGACGATACGGAGCGGTTGTTCTGCAACGCGGTGGATCAACGGACGGAAGATTATATTAGCGGACGTTTCGGCTGA
- the pstA gene encoding phosphate ABC transporter permease PstA produces the protein MINTKAASSPFRKSRGVNRILDRSFTVLAWIVGVCSILFIFALLFLILEKGIPKLSWGFLYGLPSEIEEGGGIGPALFNSFYVLILSLIISIPLGLAAGIYLAEFAPDRKWVRFIRTCVEGLASVPSIIFGLFGIALFVEAMGIGLTIIGGAVSLAFLNLPVLTRVTEEALQAVPKEYKNASLSLGATHLQTIMRTLIPAALSGIVTGICLVAGRAFGESAVIILTAGVSTSGEMWDFSLFSPGATLAVHLWYVQSEAIVPDAADIADKAAAVLVIVVLLINLLFRVPLWFHGRKAGR, from the coding sequence ATGATCAACACCAAGGCGGCAAGCTCGCCGTTTCGCAAGAGCAGAGGCGTGAACCGCATCCTCGACCGCAGCTTTACCGTGCTGGCGTGGATCGTTGGCGTCTGCTCTATCTTATTTATTTTCGCGCTGCTGTTTCTTATTTTGGAAAAAGGGATTCCGAAGCTGTCGTGGGGCTTTCTGTACGGACTTCCAAGTGAAATCGAGGAGGGCGGCGGCATCGGTCCCGCTTTGTTCAACTCTTTCTATGTATTGATCCTTTCGCTCATCATTTCGATTCCGCTTGGCCTTGCAGCCGGCATCTATTTGGCCGAATTCGCTCCCGACCGCAAGTGGGTCCGGTTTATCCGCACTTGCGTCGAAGGGCTCGCTTCCGTTCCGTCGATTATCTTCGGCCTGTTCGGTATTGCCTTGTTCGTCGAAGCGATGGGGATCGGGCTCACCATTATCGGCGGCGCGGTCAGTCTCGCTTTCTTGAATCTGCCCGTCCTGACGCGGGTGACGGAGGAAGCGCTGCAGGCGGTGCCCAAGGAGTATAAAAACGCATCGTTATCGCTTGGGGCGACGCATCTGCAAACCATTATGCGCACGCTCATCCCTGCCGCGCTCAGCGGCATCGTTACCGGCATTTGCCTTGTAGCGGGGCGGGCGTTCGGCGAGAGCGCCGTTATCATTCTGACGGCCGGCGTCTCCACATCCGGCGAGATGTGGGATTTCAGCTTATTTTCCCCGGGTGCGACGCTTGCCGTTCACCTCTGGTATGTGCAGTCGGAGGCGATCGTGCCGGATGCGGCCGATATCGCCGACAAAGCGGCAGCCGTGCTCGTTATTGTCGTGCTTCTCATCAACCTTTTATTCCGCGTGCCGCTTTGGTTTCACGGGCGCAAAGCCGGCAGATAA
- the pstC gene encoding phosphate ABC transporter permease subunit PstC: MLETSSTGATAAQGEMTHSLKSGTGRGFDRRARLRWANKTFKMFCIACAVFVCLVLFLILFFMFRTGVLTFLDVSPLEFFFSADWTPEEDRFGALVFIFGTFALTALTLLIAVPVSIFIAIFLAELTPKWLKNMLRPVIDLLVGIPSVVYGYLGFTLLIPAIRSVTGTSMGDGLLAAALVLAIMVLPTISRLSDDAITAVPHKYIQASYALGATRFQTIFKVTLPAARSGIMYAVILGMARAIGETMAVVMVIGNTPQLASSLLTPTSVLTSNIVMQIPNVEFDSTWNNALYLMGFILLLISLLMIVAIRFLERKGARGA, encoded by the coding sequence ATGCTTGAAACTTCGTCAACGGGTGCAACGGCCGCACAAGGCGAAATGACTCATTCCCTGAAATCCGGCACCGGCAGGGGATTTGACCGCAGAGCGAGGCTGAGATGGGCGAACAAAACGTTCAAAATGTTTTGTATCGCGTGCGCCGTCTTTGTTTGTTTGGTGCTGTTTCTGATCTTGTTCTTTATGTTCCGCACCGGCGTGCTGACGTTTCTGGACGTCTCCCCGCTCGAATTTTTCTTTTCGGCGGACTGGACGCCGGAAGAAGACCGCTTTGGCGCGCTTGTCTTTATTTTCGGGACGTTCGCGTTAACAGCGCTGACGCTGCTCATTGCGGTGCCGGTCTCGATATTCATCGCCATCTTTTTGGCTGAGCTGACGCCGAAATGGCTCAAAAATATGCTTCGCCCGGTCATCGACCTGCTGGTCGGAATTCCGTCCGTCGTATACGGATATTTAGGCTTCACTTTGCTCATTCCGGCCATTCGATCGGTGACCGGAACGAGTATGGGCGACGGTCTGCTGGCGGCAGCGCTCGTGCTGGCGATTATGGTGCTGCCGACGATCAGCAGGCTGAGCGACGATGCGATTACCGCTGTCCCGCACAAATATATTCAGGCTTCCTACGCGCTTGGAGCGACCCGGTTTCAAACAATATTCAAAGTTACGCTGCCGGCGGCGAGAAGCGGCATTATGTATGCCGTCATTCTCGGAATGGCGCGCGCCATCGGAGAAACGATGGCCGTCGTCATGGTGATCGGCAATACGCCACAGCTGGCCAGCAGCCTGCTGACGCCGACATCGGTGCTCACAAGCAACATCGTCATGCAAATCCCGAACGTGGAGTTCGATTCCACCTGGAACAATGCGCTTTATTTGATGGGCTTCATTTTGCTTCTCATCTCGCTTCTGATGATCGTCGCGATTCGGTTTTTGGAGCGGAAAGGGGCGAGGGGAGCATGA
- a CDS encoding phosphate ABC transporter substrate-binding protein → MKWFKGAALATMALTLVFGSFSASNTAEAASKKLSGKIVINGSSALLPLTLQAANEFKKLNPKVKISASAAGSITGPQSVRKGIADIGAVDWDATQDVPGFKKFDGQVAHKVAVTPFAAIVNKNVKVDDLTTKQLQDIFSGKVTNWKDVGGDNADIVVVNRAFGSGTRVNFQMKALMGTDFMTKGNNYKEVKSSGDMKTAVETTPNAIGYIDLPYVTSKMTALKINGIAATTENVVNGKYKVWGYGYYMTKGPATGAVKAFIEYVQSKEFQNGSLKKLKFIPLSAMK, encoded by the coding sequence ATGAAATGGTTTAAAGGCGCTGCACTTGCAACGATGGCTCTTACCCTGGTATTCGGTTCTTTCTCCGCTTCCAATACCGCAGAGGCGGCAAGCAAAAAGCTGAGCGGCAAAATCGTCATCAACGGTTCCTCCGCGCTGCTGCCGCTGACGCTGCAGGCAGCCAACGAATTCAAGAAGCTCAATCCGAAAGTAAAAATTTCCGCTTCCGCTGCAGGCTCCATCACGGGTCCGCAATCGGTGCGCAAAGGCATTGCCGATATCGGCGCCGTTGACTGGGATGCGACGCAGGACGTGCCGGGCTTCAAAAAGTTTGACGGCCAGGTGGCGCATAAAGTGGCGGTTACACCGTTTGCTGCGATCGTGAACAAAAACGTGAAAGTGGACGACCTGACAACGAAGCAGCTGCAGGACATTTTCTCGGGTAAAGTGACGAACTGGAAAGACGTAGGCGGCGACAATGCCGATATCGTGGTCGTCAACCGCGCCTTCGGATCGGGCACGCGCGTCAATTTTCAAATGAAAGCACTGATGGGTACGGACTTCATGACCAAAGGCAACAACTACAAAGAAGTGAAGTCGAGCGGCGACATGAAGACAGCGGTAGAAACGACGCCGAACGCGATCGGTTACATCGACCTCCCTTACGTCACGAGCAAAATGACGGCGCTGAAAATCAACGGCATTGCCGCTACGACTGAGAATGTGGTCAACGGTAAATATAAAGTATGGGGCTACGGCTACTACATGACGAAAGGTCCCGCAACCGGGGCGGTCAAAGCGTTCATCGAGTATGTGCAAAGTAAGGAGTTCCAGAACGGTTCCCTGAAAAAGCTTAAATTCATCCCGCTGTCGGCGATGAAATAA